The Clostridiaceae bacterium HFYG-1003 genome includes a window with the following:
- the radC gene encoding DNA repair protein RadC, whose translation MEQRVRDLPAQERPQERLEKYGAQSLSNAELLAVILRTGTARDGILNLSARLLKDFGGLNGVLEADLYELTQHSGIKAVKATQILAVAELAKRYRNFRSGDEYRVSSPKDAADLVMNEMRDLKKEILKVLILNTKNIVTAAVDASVGTLSSSIVHPRDIFRDAIRRSAASIILIHNHPSGDPTPSGDDINSTRRVKEAGKIVGIELLDHLIIGDGRFISLKEKGYF comes from the coding sequence ATGGAACAACGTGTCAGAGACCTGCCTGCGCAGGAGAGACCGCAGGAACGACTGGAAAAATATGGGGCACAGTCTTTGTCCAATGCCGAACTGCTGGCAGTGATTTTGCGTACCGGAACCGCCCGGGACGGTATCCTCAATTTGTCGGCTCGTCTGTTAAAGGATTTTGGCGGACTGAACGGCGTGCTGGAAGCGGACTTATACGAGCTGACTCAGCACAGTGGGATCAAAGCAGTCAAAGCAACACAGATCCTGGCTGTGGCAGAACTGGCCAAGCGTTACCGCAATTTTCGCTCCGGCGATGAGTATCGGGTCAGCAGTCCGAAGGATGCGGCTGACCTTGTCATGAACGAAATGAGGGACCTCAAAAAAGAAATTCTTAAGGTCCTGATTCTCAATACCAAGAATATAGTGACGGCTGCAGTGGATGCTTCGGTGGGGACCTTGTCCTCATCCATCGTTCATCCCAGGGACATATTCCGGGATGCGATCCGCCGCAGCGCAGCCAGCATTATATTGATCCATAATCACCCCTCAGGAGATCCCACTCCTTCGGGGGATGATATCAATTCAACCAGAAGAGTAAAAGAAGCCGGAAAAATCGTTGGAATCGAGCTGCTGGACCACCTGATCATCGGAGACGGTCGATTCATCAGCCTGAAGGAGAAAGGTTACTTTTAG
- a CDS encoding Maf family protein encodes MNIILASESPRRLELMKYLTDDYLVIPSDFQEREVSFNGDPIHYCKELAYQKARTVSEKYPDDLILGSDTIVVIDGLILNKPQDRAEAREMIQRLQGRVHEVMTAFAILNPTQEIKVIDQVATRVCFAPMTDGEIESYLEQGDFRGKAGAYAIQGAAAPFIDFIEGDFYTVVGLPVARLYKEFRKLGVI; translated from the coding sequence ATGAATATCATTTTGGCATCTGAGTCTCCAAGGCGTTTGGAACTGATGAAATATTTGACGGATGATTATCTCGTAATCCCATCAGATTTTCAGGAAAGGGAGGTCTCTTTCAACGGAGATCCAATTCATTACTGCAAGGAACTGGCCTATCAGAAAGCCAGAACTGTCTCTGAAAAATACCCGGATGATCTGATTCTTGGCTCCGATACCATTGTAGTGATTGATGGGCTGATCCTGAATAAACCACAAGATCGGGCAGAAGCCAGGGAAATGATTCAGCGGCTTCAGGGACGGGTCCATGAGGTCATGACAGCCTTTGCTATTCTCAACCCAACCCAGGAGATCAAGGTTATCGATCAGGTCGCAACCAGGGTTTGTTTCGCGCCGATGACGGACGGAGAAATCGAATCCTATCTGGAACAGGGTGACTTTCGGGGAAAAGCGGGAGCCTATGCCATACAGGGCGCAGCTGCGCCGTTCATTGATTTTATCGAGGGAGATTTCTACACCGTCGTAGGATTGCCCGTGGCCCGGCTGTATAAAGAATTCAGAAAGCTGGGTGTAATTTAA